TCGAACCCGACGCGTGATGTGGCGCTGGCCGGACGGTTGCGTCCGGACGTCCTGGTGCACCGCAACCGCGGCGTCGCCGGGATCGACGGCACGGTGTCGACGGCCATCGGCGCGGCCACCGTGCACCGCGCGCCGTCGTACGCGCTGCTCGGCGATCTGACGTTCCTGCACGACGCGTCCGGCCTGCTGACCGGGCCCGCGGAGCAACTGCCGGACCTGACGATCGTGGTGCTGAACGATGACGGCGGCGGGATTTTCTCGCTGCTGGAACAGGGTGCGCCGGAACACTCGGCGAGCTTCGAGCGGGTCTTCGGCACCCCGCACGGCGCGGATTTGGGTGCGCTGTGCGCGGGCTACCGGGTGCCGCACGTCGTGGCCGAGACGGTCGAGGAGTTCCGCGCCGCGCTGCGACCCGCGCCGGGCCTGCGGGTCGTCGAGGTCCGGGTCGACCGGGCGCAGCACCGGAATCTCCACGCGCGGCTGAAGTCGGCGGTCGCGCAAGCGGTGGGGACGGTTTAACCGGCGGGGGGCCGGTGAAAAATGGGGGAGTTCTTGAACGAGGCGGACCTGCGCCCGCGAGGCCGGTGGGCCTGGTTCAGCGCGGCGGTGGCGGGCCTGGCCCTGATCGGGCTGGTGTGCTCGTACTTCTCGTCGTTTCTGGTGCTGGCCGGCGACGATTGCTTCGCCGGGGACAGCCGGGCGATCTGCAGTTCCGCCGGGCAGCAGGCGGTCTTGACGCTGCCGTGGGTCGGCTGGCTCGCCGCCATCGCCGGTTCGTTCGCGATGGCCGGGCTGGCCGCGCGGCGCGGCTGGGGACCGTGGCCGGGGCTGTATGCGGGCCCGATCCTGTACGGCATTCCGATCGCCGTCGCGTGGTGGATCGCCGAATCCGGGTGATCTTCCCAGTGGGTAAGAACCCGTCGTTCGGACGTACCTGTGAAGTGCTGGCGTGGATACGTTCGGTCGCATTGGCCACCTTGGAGGAACCATGCGATCGAGAACTCGGGCCGGAATCGGGGCGGTTGCGGCTGGAGTCGCGACGGTGCTGCTGGCAGGCACCGCTTCGGCGGTCCCGGCACCGGGCGCGCCCGGCGTCGGCGACCCGTACTACCCGAACGCCGGCAACGGCGGCACCGACGTGCAGCACTACGACATCCGCGTGAGCTACCAGCCGGACACCGACGTCCTGTCGGGCACCACGACGCTGCTGCTCACCGCCACCCAGGACCTGTCGCGCTTCGACCTGGACTTCGCGCTCAAGGCGTCGGAGGTGCTGGTGAACAACCGGCCCGCGCAGTTCGCCAATCAAAACGGCGACGGCGAGCTGGTGATCACCCCGGCGCAGCCGCTGCTCAGGGGCCAGTCCGCGACAGTCGTCGTGAGCTATTCCGACAGCCCGTCGACGGAGAAGGTCGGCGGCCTGAACACGTGGAAGAAGGGCGCTTTCGGCGCGCTCGGCATCGACGAGCCGCAAAGCGCGCAGTGGTGGTTCCCCTCCAACGACCACCCGACCGACAAAGCGACCTACGACGTGTCGATCGAGGCTCCGGACGGGCTCGCCGCCATCTCGAACGGCACGCTCGTGAAGAAGACCAAGAAGCGCCCCGGCTGGACGCGGTGGAACTGGCGCAGCACGAAACCGCAGGCGACCTACCTGACGTCGTTCATCGTCGGCAAGTACGACGTGGTCCAGTCCACCACGCCGGACGGCAAACCGTTCATCACCGCCTACGGCGCGGATCTCGGCGATTCGCTCGACGCGGCCAAGGCGAGCGTGGAGCGGACGCCGGAGGTCGACGAGTTCCTGGCGTCGCAGTTCGGGCCGTACCCGTTCGAGGCCGAGGGCGGCGTCGTGACCAGCGGGATCGGCTTCTCGCTGGAAAACCAGACCCGGCCGACCTACGGCGCGCGCAACTTCGCCGCCGGCTCCAACACCACGCTGATCGCGCACGAGAACGCACACCAGTGGTTCGGCGACAACGTTTCGCTGGGCAAGTGGAGCGACATCTGGCTGAACGAGGGCTTCGCGTCCTACGCCGAGTACCTGTGGTCCGAGCACCAGGGCGAGGGCACGACCGCGGAACTCGCCCAGTACGCGTACGACTCCTACGCCGCCGACGACCCGTTCTGGCAGGTCCTGCCGGGCGACCCGGGCGAGCCGAAGCAGTTCGACCGCGCCGTCTACGACCGGGGCGCGATGGCCGTGCAGGCCCTGCGCACCACGGTCGGCGACCAGGCGTTCTTCTCGATCCTCCAGCAGTGGCAGACG
The nucleotide sequence above comes from Amycolatopsis sp. AA4. Encoded proteins:
- a CDS encoding M1 family metallopeptidase; amino-acid sequence: MRSRTRAGIGAVAAGVATVLLAGTASAVPAPGAPGVGDPYYPNAGNGGTDVQHYDIRVSYQPDTDVLSGTTTLLLTATQDLSRFDLDFALKASEVLVNNRPAQFANQNGDGELVITPAQPLLRGQSATVVVSYSDSPSTEKVGGLNTWKKGAFGALGIDEPQSAQWWFPSNDHPTDKATYDVSIEAPDGLAAISNGTLVKKTKKRPGWTRWNWRSTKPQATYLTSFIVGKYDVVQSTTPDGKPFITAYGADLGDSLDAAKASVERTPEVDEFLASQFGPYPFEAEGGVVTSGIGFSLENQTRPTYGARNFAAGSNTTLIAHENAHQWFGDNVSLGKWSDIWLNEGFASYAEYLWSEHQGEGTTAELAQYAYDSYAADDPFWQVLPGDPGEPKQFDRAVYDRGAMAVQALRTTVGDQAFFSILQQWQTAKAGKAAVIPDFVALAEKVSGKPLQALFQTWLFTKGKPAVGPNGTVAAAKAFAAVPAKPKAWDQIQANHRALAEAGRH